ATCAATAAGACCGTGGGTATAGCGCGAGCGGGAGACATCCAGCGTTGACTGGGCAAGGGTTATTTGCCGCTCAAGATTGCGTATGAGCTCTCGTTGCTGACGTTCCTGGACCAAGGCGTCTTCAATCTCGCGCAGGGCCGTCAGATACGTCTGCCCAAAGCGGTCGAGCAATTCCTGAACCCGCGCCTTTTGCCGAACCACCTCGTTCCGGCGGCGGCCCCCATCAACCAAAGGCGTGATCATATCACCGATCAGCGAACCGATTTCCTGACGAAAGAAGGTGTCCCAACTCCGCGCGCTGAACTCGTAGGACAACTGCAACACCAAACGGGGCAAGCGTTCGGCCACGGCCGCGGCAACCCGGTAGTCCGCGGATTGGAGCCGGAGTTGGGCGGCCTGCAGATCCGGACGGGATACGAGCAGCATGACAGGGGAAACCAGTTGTGGAAACGGCGGCAGCTCGGGCAGCGACCTGCCGGGCGCCAACTCATCAAGTGAGCCCGGCACACGGCCGAGGAG
The genomic region above belongs to Gemmatimonadota bacterium and contains:
- a CDS encoding TolC family protein, encoding GTGSAVNVLQQRQQLADTQAQVPVVQSFLETALNQLAVLLGRVPGSLDELAPGRSLPELPPFPQLVSPVMLLVSRPDLQAAQLRLQSADYRVAAAVAERLPRLVLQLSYEFSARSWDTFFRQEIGSLIGDMITPLVDGGRRRNEVVRQKARVQELLDRFGQTYLTALREIEDALVQERQQRELIRNLERQITLAQSTLDVSRSRYTHGLIDYLNVLVAVQSLQALQRRVISERKTLLSRRAELYRALGGKWTETLEAPNAIRLAASSDPAVLPGGRL